The Alistipes finegoldii DSM 17242 DNA segment ACGAGGGCAGCTCCTTGCCGTCCGCTACGGCCGTCACCAGCCGCGGAGGCCGCTTATCCATGCGGGCGATCAGCGTGAAACACGGCCGATCGGTAGCGGTACCCGCCGAGGCGAACTGCGGGTTCATCAGGTATTGCCATTTGCGGTTGGCAGTCACGGTCTGGGCCGGAGCATCGAGCGAACTGCCGACGTTGCTGAAGTTGGTGTTCATGATCCACGGCGTGACGAGCCGCTGCTTCGGGTTCGTCATGACGGCCGGAGCCGGGCCATCCGTTCCTGACGTCTGGCCGCCGCCGGAATAGTAGTTGGCGAAGAACGGACGCACCAACTGAAAGCGATCCTTTGTCGTAACCGTCGGTGACGGCCGCTCGATCGACGAGTTGAACCCGTTGCCGTAGTAGGCCGAGACGAAGGCGTGGTGATCGCGGCAGGTGATCGCGCCCGCGGGCGCATCGACGGCTGTGCATTTCCCCTCCGGAGATCCGCCGAAGTGCTTGCAGAGGTAGTACACCTTGGCTACGCCGAGACGGTTCTGCGTCGCCACGGTCGGGCACGGTTCGTCGATGCCGGGTGCGACATACTTCCCGGACTGGTTCATCGAGTTGTATTTGACGAGGAACGCTTCGCGCCCGCCGGCGACGAACTTCACCAGCCCCGCGTGGATGCGGGCAAGCGATGCCTCCACGAGCGACCGCTTCCGGTCGAAGATCGACTCGCCCTCGTCCTCAAGGTCGAGGACTTCCCGCACTGGCCGCCACTTGCGAAGCTGCTGGCCGAACAGGTCGCCCTGTGCCGGGTTCTTGGTGTGAGTCGGTTTCGGAAAGACGATCGGAAGGCCGCGGCGGGCGAAGATCCCGAAGAACCGCCGGCGGGAAGTGTACGCCCCGAAGTCGGCGGCGTTCAGGATGCGGTGGCCGAAGTCGTACCCGTAGCCCCGCACGTTGTCGATCCATTTCCGGTACAGTCGCCCGGCATCCCTGCTGACGGGCTTGCCCCTCTCGTCCAGATCGCCCCACGACATAAACTCCTCCACGTTCTCGATTTGGATGTAGTCGGGGTTCAGCGCCTCGATGTAGCGGAACAGGTGTTCGGCCAGCGTGCGGCTGTCGGCGTCGCGCGGAAGGCCGCCTTTGGCCCGCGAGAAGTTCGTACACTCCAGCGAGGCCCAGAGGACGACGAAGGCATCCGGGTACTGGCGGCGCATCCGCGCGAGGTGTTCGAACAGCGGCGACAGCTCCAGCGTACGGATGTCCTCCGTGTAGTGCAGCGCATCGGGGTGGTTGGCAGCGTGCGAAGCGATGGCGTTGGCGTCGTGGTTCACGCAGGCGATCACCTTGGCGCAAGGATCTCCGCCGTGCCGCGCAAGGTGTACCCCGGTCGAGGTGCCGCCCGCACCGCAGAAAAGGTCGATGTACAAAAGTCGGATTTTATCGTTTGAATTCATTGGGATAGCTTTTTTTAAACAGGAGAAATCGGCAGCCCGGCCGTGATGGCCGGGCTGCCGTGTTGAATAGTGAAGGGAAGAAAAACAAAAATCGTTACCGTCCGGACTCCTTGATTTTGATTTCATAGTTGACAAACTCCCCGACCCGGCTATGGCCATACATGAGTTCCAGAAAATGCTCCACACTTTCAAAGGTGACTTTAATTCCATGCATGTCGCAATAATAACGGCCTTGCGTACTCTCATACAATTTCCATCGGGCAAAATTCCAATCTTCGATCGTATACCAAAATCCGTCGTGTGTTATAACAATCGTTCGCATAGTAAAAAATAGCGGCTGACCTGTACGCCGCAAGGTGTCAGTAGTTGATGATTTCGCCATTGCCGATCGTGATTTCCCGAAGGACGCAATCGACGGTGATCCGCCGCCCGTCGATGTCGATCTGCCAGCCTTCGCAGAGGTTCCGAGCCCAGACCAGACGGGTCGTATCCATTTGCAGGCCGTAGTAGATCCGGCGGCCTTCGCGGAACGTGAAGTTATGCCGCCGGATCTTCGTCGTGATGGTCTTAACGATGTCCATACCGGTAGTTTTGTGCGACGTAGCGCAAGGTGAAACTCTTGACCGCCCTATACCACGACTGCGGCGTCTCGATCGAGCGGTTCATATACTCCTTACAGCTATACTTGCCGTTGGCCGAAAGCGCCATGTACTCCTTGAGCTCACCCGTGATCCGCGTCCGAAACAGGTAGAACCACTCCCATTCGCAACACAGGGCGAGCTTGTCGGCATAGCACAACCGCGAGGGCCGAGCATCGTCCCGTCGGGAGTGGAACCGGGAATGATGCCGCGTGAACTCTTCCCAGCGTCGGCCGAAGATCCGCATGATCCGGGCCCCCAGCTCGACATGCGTTTCGCCTTCCGGGCCGTCCATGTTCGGCTTGCCCAGATAGCCCCAGTCATGGACGATAAACGCAACCCAGAGCCGGGGATCAGCCGGGAATCCGTACAACCGCCCCCAAGCGATGAAAACCAGAAAAGGATGGATAAAGATGTTATGTGCTCCGAACAGGAGGCTTTTCGTACCTACTTTCATAATTTGCAGAATTTAATTACAACGACATGACGGCCGCCAGTTGGGCCTGACGGTATTTCGGGAAGATCCAGCCGGCGACCTTGCGGCCCTGATAAGTCAGACTGGAGTTGCGCTTGGCCTTGATACGCTCCAGAACCGACACATCGGAAGGTTCGTCGGTAAAGATGGCCAGGGCCTTCGCTGAATAGTCTACGACAAGAGCCCCGCGATGCAGACGCCGCTGGGCGATAGCTGCTTCCTCGCGGCGCTGCTTCTCGGCGGCCGCCGCACGGGAAATGACCTCTTCGACCTGTTCGGCCGCCAAGAAGGTCGGGTAAGCGAGATCCGCGAAGAATCCGCTGGCCGACTCGTGTTCATCGAAGATGAAACGCGTGCGGAAGTTCCGGAGCGACTTGAGCCCGATCAGCGTGTAGGTATAGCCGGCATGCTCGTCGAACATGATTTCGGTGACGATGCACTTCTCACAAAGAGAGTCCCCAAGCATGAAGCGTTCGACCACCTGGTGCAACGTCACGACCTGTCTGGACGTGTCGTAAACGATGCCTTTCGTTAATAATGCTACCTGTGCCATAATCCTTTGATTTAGGGAGCGGGACGTCGCCCGCTCCGGTTTTCGAATCGTAAAATAATCTCTGCCTTACCTACGCAAAACTCATTTTGTTGAATAAATTACGGGCTATCGAATCGGCTGAAACCCAGCACAACCCGCGAGTAGCCTCAAATAATTCGACACTGGCACACATTTCGCCAGGACTAAAAAGCTCTTCGCGCCGTACGTTTCTACCGTCGGCCAGATCCGGAGCGATCTCTACCGCTTTGCAACACAGATCGGCACGTACACGATCGCTCATATCTCGGCGAATCAGCACAAACTTTGCACCGCCAAAAATTCGGGTGAATTCCGTTGGACGGTAATCGTAATAATCGGTCATAGCATCGCATTGACTCGAATCATAGGCGTATTTATTAGCGATCGCCTCGACCTCTTCAACCTTTGGCCCGTCTTCATATGATACTGTTATCTCATCACCTCCGGAAAAAGATTTATAACGAACCGAGAATGTAATTTGCGGAAATACGGCCCGCAATTCGCGGCGCAGATTCTCCGCGGCACTCTTCGGGTACGGTTTCAGGTCAGGATACCGGGCAATCATTTGTTTTGCTGCATTGTTAGAATCGTTTTTCATAGCTGTAATTTTTTAAGAATTTGAATTATGCGGCATATTACCAGGATATTATACCATATCTTTTTTTCAGCAACCTACGGGCTGCTTGTGTTCCTTCGTTATCCGGGTGTCCTCTGGCCACACTCAAGAGGGCTTCCAATTTCGTTTCATGCGGCGGGATTATCTCGCCCGATTTCACCAAATTGTTATATTCGTCTATGGCGGCTTTGCGTAGCTTGCTGTATTCAATAATTGCAGCCTCCGCCTCTTTCTCGAATCTTTTTTGCCCCCGAGCCGTTAAGCGCATGTTTCGCCATTTGTCATCCATGTACCCACTTATCGGAGACCTCAGCCCTCGTTGCCCTAAATAATCATCCAGTGATATTTCCATAGCATTAAAATTTTAAAATGTTTGTATTTGCGCTCCGCTGGGGCTTCGCTCCCCGCCATCCGCCGACCACATCGAGCGGAGCTGGTTAATACGTCAAAGAACTTGTTGTCGAAAACTCGCTAACATCCTCGTCACGCCCTTTATCCTTTCTATCGAACTATCATTTTCTCGAAGGTTTGCCGGGCTGTGATTTCCCTGCCGACGGATGTTTTCAAGATTTCAAAGAACGAGGGTCATCCCCTTACACGTTGCCTTCAGAGCCTTTCTGATACTCGTATGGGACGCTGACATTTTGTAATGAACATGGAGCGGCCGCCCGCTCCTCTGGAATGGGCATAGGCGGCCGCTCTCTACCGCTGAACCGGCGCAAGGGTTCCGGGAAATATTTTTGAAAAAATTTCTTCAGAGTGCCCCGGCCTGCCGGGGTAAATTTTTTCATCATAAACATAGTTCCCGAAGGGACTTCTAAGAAAATATTTCCCGGGTTCATTGCCCGGCAAAATGCAGGGTCACTACTTTGTATCAGAATGGCCTGAAGGCAACGCGTATGGGGTGACCCTTCAGGTCGCAGAAAACTTGAATTCTGACAGAGGCCGGGTAAAAACGCAGCCCGGTCAGACCCAGAGAGAAAATACCGCTCTCCCTCGCAACGCGAGGGGTGCACTGCCGCGACGTGGAGAAAAGCGCGACTTGCAACGCCCTGCAAGTCGTGCTTTTTAGGAGCGATCAAGGCGCCGGCGAACGCCGGCGCCGAAAGAAAGCCCGCGACAAAAGGGGCCGAAGCCCCTATGCCCCATTCTCGGCCGGAGCCGTGTCGAAAAGCCTCATGCACAGCTCTTCTTCGAAGAAGCGAACGACCTGCTGCACGTCGCTCAATACCGAGAAGATAAAGACCGGTTTCTCGCGCAGCTCCCTCAGCCAAGCCTTCAGGTAAGCTACGTTCTCGGCCCGGATGCCGCTCGACACGCCCAGGCCGAGGCCG contains these protein-coding regions:
- a CDS encoding DNA cytosine methyltransferase, whose amino-acid sequence is MNSNDKIRLLYIDLFCGAGGTSTGVHLARHGGDPCAKVIACVNHDANAIASHAANHPDALHYTEDIRTLELSPLFEHLARMRRQYPDAFVVLWASLECTNFSRAKGGLPRDADSRTLAEHLFRYIEALNPDYIQIENVEEFMSWGDLDERGKPVSRDAGRLYRKWIDNVRGYGYDFGHRILNAADFGAYTSRRRFFGIFARRGLPIVFPKPTHTKNPAQGDLFGQQLRKWRPVREVLDLEDEGESIFDRKRSLVEASLARIHAGLVKFVAGGREAFLVKYNSMNQSGKYVAPGIDEPCPTVATQNRLGVAKVYYLCKHFGGSPEGKCTAVDAPAGAITCRDHHAFVSAYYGNGFNSSIERPSPTVTTKDRFQLVRPFFANYYSGGGQTSGTDGPAPAVMTNPKQRLVTPWIMNTNFSNVGSSLDAPAQTVTANRKWQYLMNPQFASAGTATDRPCFTLIARMDKRPPRLVTAVADGKELPSFIRLEDETLVYEIYPEDTPMLVRIKEFMALYGLVDIRMRMLRIPELMRIMGFPENYVLIGTQEEQKKFIGNAVEVNMARVLCEALVAKLYELNIVPQRFAA
- a CDS encoding LPD29 domain-containing protein, with translation MKNDSNNAAKQMIARYPDLKPYPKSAAENLRRELRAVFPQITFSVRYKSFSGGDEITVSYEDGPKVEEVEAIANKYAYDSSQCDAMTDYYDYRPTEFTRIFGGAKFVLIRRDMSDRVRADLCCKAVEIAPDLADGRNVRREELFSPGEMCASVELFEATRGLCWVSADSIARNLFNKMSFA